GAAGCTCTCCTCGGGTGGtgctggaggaaggcagagcagctctgaggctCTTCCTCACTGTTCACATTGGGGCAGGCTCACCTGATTTCCAGAGCTTCCTGAGTGTGAACGCGGTGAGTGAGCACTGCAATGGGCATGGCACCCCGTCACATCGGTCTCCTGCACGAGCAGGATGTGAGCAGTGCACTGCAGGGGCAGCACGCAGACAGCTTCATTGCATCACAGCATTCTGAGCCAGAGTTTTGCTCACTCTGACCCTGTTCTCCTCGCAGGATGTGACCGCAGGACTGCAGCTCAGCGTCTTTGACACACGGATGATGATCTCCACAGCGGTGATAGAGTAACAagcctggctgtgctctgcagccttgcaggggacacagcacagccatagcatgggaagggaaaggcagagaagccCAGGGAATTCCTTAGCTCTGATAGCTTGGCCTTGCACATGTAGCTCTTACCCAAAGGAAGTGgtgagaggaaaacagaagcagtgctcagctgctgtgcatCACCCCGAGCATCCCATAACCCACAGCAAACCCCCAttgcagccctggggctgggcacccccagctctgtggtgctgtgtgcagggcaaAGGCAGTTGGGAGGTGCCTGGatgcagggtgctgctggccAGACACTGCCTAGTGTGTGAGCCTCTGCCTGTCATCGAGCATAGGTGCCTCAGGAAAACCACCCAGCCAAAGGGCTGCTGAGCAACAGCTGTGatgccttttgttttgcaggGATGCTGAGCTCAGCCTGGCTGCCTCCAATGTGGGCCTGGTGCCGGTAGGTGCCCCAAGAACCCCCCGGGGAATAGAGCATGGTCAGGCCCCtatcagcactgcactgagccCAGCCATCCTCAGCCACCTCACACCACAGACACCACAGCTgggccagcagcagggcagcgTGTGCTCACAGTTCTTGTGGCAGCACACCAGGACCCCACTGccaccagccccagcctctTCCCTCTCCCTATGGAGCCAACTCTGCCCTGTCTcaccctgcaggctgcactgctggagGAGCTGTTCCTGGCCCCCGTCTGCCAGCAGGTGCCGGCGTGGATGGATGGTGAGCAGCAAGAAagtcctgcaggcagctctgggcaCAGGGCAGTGCTCTGCTGGGAACTTTCCTATCTGCTTTCCCCATTTCTCCTTCCAGATGTGCTGAGGGAAGGCGTACATCTGCCCCACCTGTCCCTCTTCACCTACACCGATGTCAGAGTTGTGATCCACAAGGTAAGGAGCAGCACTTGCAAAGTGCTCCCTGCAACAAGGCATTTAAGGTGCTCCTGCTATAACTGATTCAAAGAGGACAGACACTTCCCTCCCAGAACCATGCTCCCTTGCTTTGCATGGGCATCCCTCACTAGCCACCTTAGCACAAGCCAAAAGCACGCTCTGTGAGGAGCAGGGTGTGCTCTGCCCCCACCTGCTTCCCTCTGTCTGTAGGATTACATCCTGGTCCCATGCAACCTGAAGCTGCAGAGCTCCATGGCCTGAACCTGCTGCAATGTTTGggtgaaagcagtggaaaacCTCTCCTCATCGTGGATTTTCACCACACGAAGCAGGAATAATCTTATTTCTTAAGTAAAACAACACTTCCTCACGTTTAGGATAACAGCGCCCTTGCATTAAGAGTCCTCCTCTTCCAACCCCGATCTTTGCATTTTTGGCACATAAGGAGGATGGATTGTAACAATGTTCCACGCTTTAATTAAACATTAATATTGCATTCTCCCATACGGTATCGACTATTTTCCCCCTCGGCGTACCAAAAGATGGATGAATTCCATCTCAGGGAGCACCAGCACCAATGCCCAGCCCTTAGATTTCACCGAGGGAGCATCAAAATTGCATTAATTCCTGTGGATGCGAGGCATCCCCGTGCAGCACAGCATCACCCCTACCCACCACAGACACCTTGTGTCTATTCCTCCACTTCTAGTGTTACTATGGGAACCAAAATGCTGGTAAGCCAGGccagaaagaagggaaaaaaccaTGGATCATCTGTATAATGGCTTCTAATATTAGCCTGGAAGCCGGTCATGCTTCCAAAAACATGCTTCTGGCAAAGCTGTAGCAGAGGGGGTGGGCAGGAGCACCGGTCAGAGCCCGTGCCACAGTGCCACAAGTGTCAtttttggactagatgatcttgtaggtcctttccaaccttgtgatccTATGACCAGTGGGGGATAAGGGTCCCCATGTGCTGCCCGGGAGGAGTGCCCACACTGTGCACTCAGCAGTCAGCCCACGGAGCTGTGTTAATTACACATCCATCTGCTTTCCCTGTCCacatcttttccagcctttcgAGCAGCTGAAAAGCACTTGAAAACCTCATATTTCAGAGACTTGGGgatagggaagaaaacaaaacaagccagAGTGATTTAttgcagggagggaaaaaacCTGAAGGTTTCTATGCCCGTCCTGGGGACCTGACTAATGATTTTAATGCCCGAGGTTGGCAATAGCAGGAACTGTTCCTAATAAAAGTTTGCTGGTAGAGCTGCAACCATTATTCTTTGACTAATATATCTTAACCTAGCTTCCCAAGAGGAATAGGTTGCAGTAGGAAAGACATTCATTAGCTTGGCAGCAAGGGGCCAGAGTCACCGTGCCCTGAGCCCCTCCTGGCACCAGGCTGGCACtgccaggcacacagcactgagttGGGCCATGTGTGCACGGAGCTCATCCAGGCCCAGGGCACCCTGAGTGACACAAGACTTAACATCTGCCAGTTTGGAAATTCATTCTGGCTTCTACACGTGTCTTAGCAAAGGGTTACCCAACAGCAGGAGCCACTGGCAATATCCAAGAGTGTTGTACTTAGAAATCTGGGATGGAAGATTGCAAACCGAACCCCAACACTGTCACAGAAGGACCAGACCCTCCAGTAGGAGGCACAGAGGGGCATCCCCAAGAGCATCACAAACCTCCTTctgagcattaaaaaaagaatgaatgttTATTACTGAAGGAATTAATGACAAATGCATCCCGAGCTCCTGCTCAGCGCTTCGGCCTTTTCTCAGCCCAGATGGTGACATCCACATGGAGAGCCACGTGCAGAAAGTTCACTTTTTCATCACACTGACAACAACTTGCCCGAAGACCCAAAATTCTCAAGGAATTTAACAACTTTGCTGCCACTTCTACAACCGTGACCTCTAATTCGCCCTCATttctctaaataaatatttctacacAGAGCTGCCTAACTGGTGTTGGCTTATGCAAGCCTCTCAGTACCATGGAAGCCAGTTGAATTTAAAGTGCCTTCAATATTACCAAGAACCTCTCAGTATgtttagaaaaggaaagatgataATGTTGGTCCCAGCGCTCCATCCTGGCTGGatcttctccctctttctttccagagcTTCCTGCACCCCGCACAGCTCACGAGACGATCACcagcagtccctgcaggggAACACAGACACATCACTGCCCATCCTCTTCTTGGCCACcagcgcacactgctggctcttggtCCCCCTGTTGGCTACCATTGGCCTTCTAGGCCACAGGGACCCCCCTGCTGGCTCCTGTTCACCCTGTTGGCACCAGATTGACCCAGgttctttctctgcagagcttagAGCTTGGAATGACTTGGGGCTCTTTGTGTGGCACCACTCTAGAGGGCTGCAGGTACCTTCTGCCTCTGCGGCATGTCCACAGCAGGACCCACGTGCCAGAAACAACCCCAGCAACCCAACTCACACCAATGCCAAcaggagggcagagctgtgtcCAACACTCACCTTCAAGATCTGCACCTGCAATCTTATCAGAGGAATTTTGAACAGGTTTGGCAGGGGTAACCCGGCAACTACAGCAGCTGCAAGATAGACAGAGCCTAACTCAGTTCAGGGACACACAGCCTCACACAGTGCTGAGAGCTGGTGGGCAtacagctgcagcctcagcttgGACACAGCAACCCCCCTGCCATACACACAACCACCTCCTCTCCACAACCAAAGTTGTGCTCCTGGCTGCCCCGGGCCCCTTACCATTGAGAAGTGGCATGTAGGTCTCCGCCAGCAACTTAAAGAATTGTGGCTTCAGGTTGGAGATCTTGCATTTTTAGAAAAGgcataacaacaataataataattaataaaaacaatgaaaggtAGCAAAAGTATTGCCAcggtgtgcagagctgcagctgacaGCTCAGACCCCTGGCACTGTGCCCCCCAGTACATGGAGCCAGCAGCGTGTCAGCAGTGACCCCATGGGAAGGGCCCTCCTGATGGGGAACTTACATCAGTGATGCCAACGTCAGATGACTCCAACAAGAGGGCAattctgcagaaaggaaaagccaaTGGCACGTCAGACAGTGggtcagcagcaggagctcagcCCTCAGTCCCCAGTGCTGCTTAACTCAGCCCATGGGCAAGGGACTCCTGTGAGCATCATCCCTAAAGGGACCGCAATGTCCTGACATAAAAAGCAGGCACTGCCACACTTGCAAGAGAGCAgaagagcaagaggaaaacaagaaatcaaCATGAAGATCTTAATTTGCACTGGCTCGAACGACGCAGCATCGCAGCAGCGCACACACAAGCTCTTGGCTACCCCTCACTCTCCCGTCCCCAGGTAGCTGTTCACCTTAGAAAAGGAATCAGCTTCTGTTtagctgagagcagagctgctagAAAAAGCACCCAGCCCAAACGTAAGGATCATGAGCTCTGGAGAATCTGCCAAAGCTCCCGATCTGTCATTGCAATCACACAGCTATCTCCAGAGCTAAAatctctgctttatttccactttgagtttctcttttctgcttccaCTGAATCTTGTTATATCTTTGTCTATTGAATTAAAAGCCCTTTGATGCATTTCCATTGTCTGTATCACTGCATATAGGCTGTGCCAATGTTGCTTCTAAATCTAACTCTTTGACAAGGTAAATGGCTTGAATTCCTCAGACCTCACGCTGTAAGAAATGCTTCCCAATCCTTAATCATACCTTGACTGGCACTAACGATagcattttcctttgctccttTATCACTCATGTCCAATATCAGGCACTTGGAAGTGCTGCCCAGGATCAAAGTCAAGCTGACTCTGGTACAGTTTTTCACACTGCCTCATCTCCCCTGGTTATAAAATGGATGCAGATTTCCTTTCACGCTCCTAAAACTCTCCCACTGCGGTGATGAGCAATACTCCTCCACTTTGTGCCACCATTCAGGTGTGAAATTCTCAGATTTGGGAAACCCAGAGTccagaaatactggaaaatgCCCAGAGACAGCAGCTCCAGAGCCGACATTGCCTTAGAGAAGCTTCCAGCAGCCTGGAATGGGGCTGAACTCCCACACTGCACCCATTGCTTGCAGCTTGCTCAGGGCATCCTGGCACTGTCCCTCCCACCATGCTGTGTCCCCACACCCCAACCCTGCaccctgagctccagcagagcCCCAGGCTGGGAAGCACAGAGGGGACAGGCTACCTGCCCAGGGAGAAGGTCAGCATCAGGCTGCTCCTGGAGATCGACAGGCGGACATTCAGATTGAGGTCCTGCAAGTAGACAGCGAGAGGGTCAGCCCATgccacagccccatccctgctgacAGCCCGGGCACTTCGTGTTCCACTTACTGCCTTCAGGAGCAGCAGGTTGATGATGGGCCCATTTGGGCGCTTAATGAACACCTGGAGAAGGACTGACAGCTCAACGGTGGCTTTGTTGGGTTCCAACAGGAGAAGAGGGTTCCCCACACACTCTATACGGATGCTCAGAGGACcggctgcagggcagctggtGCACTGTGGTGATGGGGGACACAAAGGTGGCTGCCCAAACTCAGCCCATGgacccacacagccccatagctCTGTGGGGCTCCCCCGATGTCATGCAGACCTTGGACAAGCCCAGATTTACACAAGTGCAGATAACAAAACCAGACAACAGAGAGAATAGAACCACAAGGCTGCAGAGAACCAGAGATGGCCCGGGTGCTTGTCCAGGTGAATTCTGTAGATGGCCTCGAACCCAGCAAGACTTACTCAAACCTTACCCAAAGTCACTCACCCCAGTGGGATAAAGGGCTGTGATGGAATCTCTCAGCTGGTTGGCCCCAGAGAACTGCAGGGAGAGAAGCACACAGCCCAGGTGGGCACTCTGAAGATCCCAGCACCACTCACCCACTCCCCATGCTGTGCTCCCAGACATTTGGGTCACGTTCCTGGGCCAGTCCCAAGCTGCCCcaatgcagagcagtgctgctcactCATTCAGGTGtgagcccccagcagcaggaagggctgctgaTGTACAACACAGCACTGTGGCACTCACAGCTTCCGGCGTGCAGGGAAAGGTGTGCGGTGAGATCTGGAGCATCAAGGCCAGCATGGAGTTGAGGAAGTTCTGGCGCATACAAATGACCATCATACTGTCCACCAGCAGACCATCCACCAGCGGGGGCAAGGCAGAGGCATACGAGTCGTGGGGGATGATGGTGCCTCCCACTTGCTGCACCGTGCTCTGTGTGCAAACAACAACGTGGtcctgtgctgcacacagagctgttcCTTCCCGATTTAGGGTGTGAAAGGAGCTGATGGAGCCCTGTGTGCAACTGAAGCCCCTGATAATGAGCATGCTTTGTCCAAATCCCAGCCCACTTCTCCATCTCACCCTACGGAGCATTGCTCCAAACTGCAACAAACCCGCACTAATGCCACCTATTTGCTAAGGAAAGTGACTGACCGTCTGTGGGAGCAAAGACCAGTTCTGATGACATCTGCCCTAAAGAAAGCATGGAgcactgctgccctgccaggTGGAGCACTCAGCTGCAAACAGTGTGGGCAGAATGCAGCAAGTTTGCCAATAGAGCAAATGGGAGCACCCAGTCACCTGGGGATGGGGTCTGACAGGGGCTGGCACGTTTAGCTGGAGTTCCCAGAACGGTTCATTGGTACAACCCTTCTGTTTGGTTGTGCTGAATGGAGCCTGGGGGTGTTCACTTACCTCTAAATCCATCAGCAGGGATGAATCGGAGGTGAGTGGTGAGCCAGCCAGGCGGTAGTGAACTGTTCCCTTCATGCCAAGCGGCAACACAACTGCATGGGGAAACCATTGGTGATGGTCAGGGAACACACAGCTCCTCCCAGCCCCAGTTCCCAGCCAGAGGGAGCAGCACAGGCCAAGCACCCACATCTCTGGGGAGCTCTGTAAAATTGCTGCCACTCAGCACTGGCAAAACTTCCCTGAATTAAACTGTGGGATCTGAGCTGAGGATGTAGCTCAAAGATAGAAGCTGAAATCCCAGGCCCTGAGATGCTGTCATTCAGAGTCAATCTCTGCCCCCAAGAGTTCTTAGAACCCCAAAGCACCGGGGTAGCAGCACGAGACTACATGCATCCCACCACCCAAACACAGCAAGTATCTTCCACTGGGACGTACCATCCACGGTGCTCATGAGCTGGATGTTCACTATCTTGAGGACAATATCCAACACTGGACACAGCTGCAATAGAAGACAGCACCAGACAGCTCATGGGTGCCCTGCAtggccccagcagcaccaaTGGCTCCGAACTGCAGCATGAAGCCACGGGGCAGCCAGCgggcactgggatgggctggggGTGGTGGAGGTCCCCTGGAGCCCACGTGGGCTGCTTTGGGACACTGCAGGCAAAatgcacagacagcagccaggctgcccaTACTGCACACTGCCACTGTGGGAGCAAAGCAAGGGCATGCCACAGCTCACTGCAGCCATGCAATGGGTAATCTCcgatatttctgcattttggttACGGGAGGAGGGCAGATTTCAGGCTTACCAAACCAGGCAGAGTTGCTGTCAGGTGGTTGAGCACAAGGTCATGCACTGACAGGGACAGTAAGctggaaaggaggggaaaaaaaaaccaacaaaacagaatatataAGAGCCAAAAACCAAGAACTCCCGGGCactgcagctgagcagaagACCCTCACTGTCcacacagctccagccccagaTGTTCTACCCAGCACCATGAGCAGAGGGGCTGTGTGCCTCATAGGAGTAGGATTAAGCTCATGGCTGCATCACTCGGGGTGTGCAGACACAAGCATGGGCAAGGAACAGGTTTCTCACAGTGTATCCTGAGCTCAGCCATCTCCCTCTGGTGTTTATATCAGTGCTGTAGTTAACAGTGCTGTTGCTGTGAATTCCATGTTAGTTATGGGAAACAGAACATATAGATGCGGAATAACAAGAGGAGAAATCTGCTGTGAAGCATTCCCTAACTGCTGCTAAATAGATCACTCTGGGTTacatgctgcctgcaggcagtgcagagaCATTCAGCTGGAGAATCAATACATTTCTGGGCTACTGAGCTCaaacacactgcagtgctgcaatcTGCAGGTGGTGGGGACTCACCATGCTCTACTTATGGGAGAGTTCTCCCTGCTGACACATCTGAGGATCCACCACAAACCATCTgggcatacacacacacacaccctgcGTGGGATCCCACAGACTGATGGATCAAACACCCAATATCTTTCTGCTATAGCGGCCAAAGGCCAAGACTGGAGAACAGAGCAGGGCACACCAGCGGGGCTGCTTTCCTGTCACTAACCTTCAGGTTAGTATGTCTCAGGTATCAGTTCACTAGCTAGGTCTAATAGAACTACGCTGGAATTGATGCTAAACCTCGTCATTCAGATCTTAACGTGCTCATGAGCAAACAAGGCAGGTCAGCCCTCATCTTCCAACAGCCAATTTTCCATTGATGAACCAGCCTTGGCAGCAGGAATCTCTTTTccctggctctgctggcacagcgCTGACAGCCAGTCCAGATCATGGGATAAAGCACAGGGCAATGGAAAATATCAACCCACGAGCGCTTACCCAGAGAGCAGCTTGATCTTTGCAGCACCAAAAATGCAGAAGCAGTCATCAACTACGACCTGGACTGCACCCAACTCGAAATTCGTGCATTTGATGTTTGTGGTGATGGTCACATCCAGGGAGATAAAAATTACCTCGGAGAGAAGGCCGATCAAGCTGAAAGAGGCAAACGAGAAGCTGAGAGATGGAATCCATTCCGCTCACCGGAGGCGCTCAGCACAACCTCCATCTGCAGTAATTTGTGGCGAAGACCGCAAGCCATCCTCTGCTGCACGTAGGTTTCTCATAGGTGAACACATGCAGAGCTCAAAGCACTGTGCTGTTGGACACCTGCAGACTCGACAGCACCTCAGAGCTGTGCACACTCACCTGTCGGCTCTGAGATCCAGGCGAATGTTGATGATCAGCTGTAACCCAATCCCAGGCAGCAGTGCTATCGACAGCGTGGGCATGTGGGACCGCTCCAGGTGCAGcctgcaaaaagcagcaaacagccaTCACAAAACTACAGAGCACCCCAAAGGCAAAGCACTGCCAGGGAATGGCCTGCAATGCCCAGCGCTGCTCACCCCGTAACGATGGTGGGGGTGGTCAGCAGACCCCCATCACTCATGATGTTCggcagcaccaagccctgcAGGTGCTTCTGGAGGAGCCCGTCATGAATGATGGCATCAGACATCACTGCAAAACAGCTCCGTGTGAGCCCCCACCTCTCCCCAAACTCATGTGGGGGCGATTTCCAGCATCCATGCAGTCAAATGGAGGTGCTAATGTTTTGCAATGCCAAATAGCAAAGCCACCCTCGGTGGGTTCAGCAGGAGaatggcacagctgcagcccacCATTTGCTGCTCTCTTCCAGAGggtgttggttttgctttcttttgtttctgtttttggaaCAGAAGCAACAGGAAGCAAGACAGTGCACTGCGCACATGAAGATGGCTGCTAAGCTTCACCACAGCTGTTGGCAAAAAAATCAGCTGCTCTAAtggggaaatgaaaacaaagacagaggagaggaaaggatcCAGAATCCTGAAGCTCTTCACGGCTGTTGGGTGCAGAATGCCAGCCCTGTCCTGCAGGCAGAAGGTCTCCCTCCCTGTGAACCCAGCGATGGCTCCTACAGCCCCGAGGAACCATAGAGTGATGACAGCAGTCAGGGATTATACCACATACCGGCCCCATGGGATGAGCGTCGCTCCCATTACCTTGTTGTATGGCTTTGGGACTGATGGCACAGGACAGGCCAGACAGGGACCCCTGGGTAGGAGAAAGCAGCCCACAGAAGACGACCATTCCAAAAAGCTTCAGCAGCTTCATTGTCCTGCAGCAAGGGAGGCAACGGCGTGAGCAGTGCAGAAGGGCAGGGATGGCACTGCAAGACACAGTTCTGCTGTCACCTGCACTGGAAGATGCCGtctcagcccagctctgcacagcacccGGCTCCTGCTCGCTGCTttttggtgctgcagcagcagtgccagcagctgcccTTATATAAAATT
This genomic window from Excalfactoria chinensis isolate bCotChi1 chromosome 15, bCotChi1.hap2, whole genome shotgun sequence contains:
- the LOC140259260 gene encoding BPI fold-containing family B member 4-like isoform X1; the protein is MRTMKLLKLFGMVVFCGLLSPTQGSLSGLSCAISPKAIQQVMSDAIIHDGLLQKHLQGLVLPNIMSDGGLLTTPTIVTGLHLERSHMPTLSIALLPGIGLQLIINIRLDLRADSLIGLLSEVIFISLDVTITTNIKCTNFELGAVQVVVDDCFCIFGAAKIKLLSGLLSLSVHDLVLNHLTATLPGLLCPVLDIVLKIVNIQLMSTVDVVLPLGMKGTVHYRLAGSPLTSDSSLLMDLESTVQQVGGTIIPHDSYASALPPLVDGLLVDSMMVICMRQNFLNSMLALMLQISPHTFPCTPEAFSGANQLRDSITALYPTGCTSCPAAGPLSIRIECVGNPLLLLEPNKATVELSVLLQVFIKRPNGPIINLLLLKADLNLNVRLSISRSSLMLTFSLGRIALLLESSDVGITDISNLKPQFFKLLAETYMPLLNAAVVAGLPLPNLFKIPLIRLQVQILKGLLVIVS
- the LOC140259260 gene encoding BPI fold-containing family B member 4-like isoform X2, translating into MKLLKLFGMVVFCGLLSPTQGSLSGLSCAISPKAIQQVMSDAIIHDGLLQKHLQGLVLPNIMSDGGLLTTPTIVTGLHLERSHMPTLSIALLPGIGLQLIINIRLDLRADSLIGLLSEVIFISLDVTITTNIKCTNFELGAVQVVVDDCFCIFGAAKIKLLSGLLSLSVHDLVLNHLTATLPGLLCPVLDIVLKIVNIQLMSTVDVVLPLGMKGTVHYRLAGSPLTSDSSLLMDLESTVQQVGGTIIPHDSYASALPPLVDGLLVDSMMVICMRQNFLNSMLALMLQISPHTFPCTPEAFSGANQLRDSITALYPTGCTSCPAAGPLSIRIECVGNPLLLLEPNKATVELSVLLQVFIKRPNGPIINLLLLKADLNLNVRLSISRSSLMLTFSLGRIALLLESSDVGITDISNLKPQFFKLLAETYMPLLNAAVVAGLPLPNLFKIPLIRLQVQILKGLLVIVS